In the genome of Rhizobium etli 8C-3, one region contains:
- a CDS encoding RNA-binding S4 domain-containing protein: protein MSGETQPGSGSRQRIDKWLFFTRMVKSRSLAQGHIQSGHVRINGERVQQPSQTVKAGDRVELALDRRDVVLIVKASGERRGPFEEAKLLYEDLTPPQGETKRLTPYEQAVRSTGAGRPTKKERRAVDRLISDED from the coding sequence ATGAGCGGGGAGACACAGCCAGGAAGCGGTTCGCGTCAGCGCATCGACAAGTGGCTGTTCTTCACGCGCATGGTGAAATCACGCTCCCTGGCGCAAGGCCACATCCAGTCGGGCCACGTTCGCATCAATGGCGAGCGCGTACAACAACCCAGCCAGACGGTGAAGGCGGGTGACCGCGTCGAGCTGGCGCTCGATCGACGGGACGTGGTTCTGATCGTGAAGGCATCGGGCGAGCGGCGCGGGCCATTCGAAGAGGCAAAACTACTTTACGAGGATCTGACGCCGCCCCAAGGTGAGACAAAACGTCTCACCCCCTACGAGCAGGCCGTCCGTTCGACCGGCGCCGGCCGGCCGACAAAAAAAGAGCGGCGCGCAGTAGACAGGCTGATCTCGGACGAGGATTAG
- a CDS encoding M48 family metalloprotease: MTRRARLDSMTTWKRPVPSSDVFSAPYRWSRHALLVSAAAVALNGCQSILEQSYQPTVSPSSSPQIVDEVQKNDPRAAMGAREHPRIVASYGGEYKDAKTERLVARIAGALTAVSENPSQSYRITILNSPAINAFALPGGYLYVTRGLLALANDASEVAAVLSHEMGHVTANHGIERQKREEAEVIASRVVAEVLSSDIAGKQALARGKLRLAAFSRQQELQADVIGVRMLGEAGYDPYAATRFLDSMAAYSRFMSADPEADQSLDFLSSHPNSVQRIDLARNHARAFGQEGTVGDKGRGYYLDGIDGLLYGDSPEEGYVRGQTFLHGGLGIRFDVPPDFSIDNKVEAVMATGPGDVAIRFDGVADSDNQSLTNYISSGWVTGLDPSTIRPITVNGMEAATARATADRWDFDVTVVRNNSQIFRFLTAVPKGSAALQQTAEVLRASFRRMTPQEAATLKPLRIRVISVRPGENVATLAARMLGTDRKLDLFKLINALPTGATVSPGDRVKIISE; the protein is encoded by the coding sequence ATGACTCGGAGAGCCAGGCTGGACAGCATGACGACGTGGAAACGCCCTGTGCCCTCCAGTGACGTGTTTTCTGCGCCATACCGGTGGAGCCGCCATGCGCTGCTGGTGTCTGCGGCGGCAGTCGCGCTCAATGGCTGCCAGTCGATCCTCGAGCAATCCTATCAGCCGACGGTCTCTCCCTCTTCCAGCCCGCAGATCGTCGATGAAGTGCAAAAGAATGATCCGCGTGCCGCCATGGGCGCGCGCGAACATCCGCGTATCGTTGCCAGCTACGGCGGCGAATACAAGGACGCCAAGACTGAACGCCTCGTTGCGCGCATTGCCGGTGCGCTGACGGCGGTATCGGAGAATCCGAGCCAGTCCTACCGAATCACGATCTTGAATTCGCCTGCAATCAACGCTTTCGCGCTGCCGGGCGGTTATCTCTATGTAACCCGTGGGCTGCTGGCGCTTGCCAACGACGCTTCCGAGGTCGCCGCCGTGCTGTCGCATGAAATGGGCCACGTTACGGCCAATCACGGCATCGAACGCCAGAAGCGCGAAGAGGCGGAGGTCATTGCGAGCCGCGTGGTGGCCGAGGTTTTGTCGAGCGACATCGCCGGCAAGCAGGCGCTTGCCCGCGGCAAGCTGCGTCTCGCCGCCTTCTCGCGCCAGCAGGAACTGCAGGCCGATGTGATCGGCGTCCGCATGCTCGGCGAAGCGGGCTACGATCCTTACGCCGCCACTCGCTTCCTCGATTCCATGGCGGCCTATAGCCGCTTCATGTCCGCCGATCCCGAGGCCGACCAAAGCCTGGACTTCCTTTCGAGCCACCCGAACTCGGTGCAGCGTATCGATCTTGCGCGCAATCACGCCCGCGCCTTTGGCCAGGAAGGGACGGTCGGTGACAAGGGCCGGGGCTATTATCTCGATGGCATCGACGGTCTTCTCTATGGCGACAGTCCGGAGGAGGGCTATGTTCGCGGCCAGACCTTCCTGCACGGCGGTCTCGGCATTCGCTTCGACGTGCCGCCGGATTTCAGCATCGACAATAAGGTCGAGGCCGTCATGGCAACCGGGCCGGGAGACGTGGCCATCCGCTTCGACGGCGTTGCCGACAGCGACAACCAAAGCTTGACAAACTATATATCGAGCGGCTGGGTCACCGGCCTCGATCCTTCGACGATCCGACCGATCACCGTCAACGGCATGGAAGCGGCAACGGCCCGTGCAACCGCGGATCGATGGGATTTCGACGTGACCGTGGTGCGCAATAATTCGCAGATCTTCCGCTTCCTGACGGCGGTTCCAAAGGGCAGTGCCGCCTTGCAGCAGACAGCAGAGGTGTTGCGGGCCAGCTTCCGCCGCATGACACCGCAGGAGGCGGCAACGCTGAAGCCTCTGAGGATCCGGGTCATCAGCGTGCGTCCCGGCGAAAACGTCGCAACGCTGGCGGCGCGTATGCTAGGCACGGATCGCAAACTCGATCTCTTCAAGCTGATCAATGCCCTGCCAACGGGCGCCACTGTCTCGCCAGGCGACCGCGTGAAGATCATTTCCGAATAA
- a CDS encoding CarD family transcriptional regulator: MTIQQKKPSAARHGFKTGESIVYPAHGVGNITAIEEQEVAGMKLELFVIDFEKDKMRLKVPVAKAMSIGMRKLSETDFVERALKVVQGKARVKRTMWSRRAQEYDAKINSGDLISIAEVVRDLYRADNQPEQSYSERQLYEAALDRMAREIAAVNKMSETEAVRLVEMNLNKGPKRGKAIEEDDSQDEAA; this comes from the coding sequence ATGACGATCCAGCAGAAAAAACCTTCAGCAGCACGCCACGGCTTCAAGACCGGTGAATCGATCGTATACCCCGCTCACGGCGTCGGTAACATTACGGCCATCGAAGAGCAAGAAGTCGCCGGCATGAAGCTCGAGCTTTTCGTTATCGATTTCGAGAAAGACAAGATGCGCCTGAAAGTCCCCGTTGCCAAGGCAATGAGCATCGGTATGCGCAAGCTTTCAGAAACCGATTTCGTCGAGCGCGCCCTGAAGGTTGTGCAGGGCAAGGCACGTGTCAAGCGTACCATGTGGTCCCGCCGTGCACAGGAATATGATGCCAAGATCAATTCCGGTGACCTGATTTCCATCGCAGAAGTCGTTCGCGATCTCTATCGCGCTGACAATCAGCCGGAGCAGTCCTATTCCGAGCGTCAGCTCTATGAAGCGGCACTCGATCGCATGGCGCGTGAAATTGCGGCCGTGAACAAGATGTCTGAAACCGAGGCTGTCCGTCTCGTCGAGATGAATCTCAACAAGGGTCCGAAGCGCGGCAAGGCAATCGAAGAAGACGATTCGCAGGACGAAGCCGCTTGA
- a CDS encoding RNA polymerase factor sigma-32 — MKNMSADRRMIKIAMAAPYLAREEEHDLAIRWKDNEDRGARNQIAMAHMRLVISMAGKFRNFGLPMSDLVQEGYVGLLEAAARFEPEREVRFSTYASWWIRASIQDYILRNWSIVRGGTSSAQKALFFNLRRLRAKLARGDSHLTLQSIHQEIAAALGVSLADVQTMDARLSGNDASLQAPSVSGDADSAEKMDFLVSDDPLPDEQVSNMIDGERRRIWLTSALKHLNEREMKIIAARRLAEEGATLEELGADLGISKERVRQIESRAMEKLRSALVSADPHMAAHA, encoded by the coding sequence ATGAAGAACATGTCTGCAGACCGGCGCATGATCAAAATCGCCATGGCGGCTCCCTATCTTGCTCGTGAAGAAGAACATGATCTGGCCATTCGCTGGAAGGACAATGAGGATCGCGGCGCCCGCAACCAGATCGCGATGGCTCACATGCGTCTCGTCATTTCGATGGCGGGCAAGTTTCGCAATTTCGGTCTGCCGATGAGCGATCTTGTCCAGGAAGGTTATGTCGGCCTCCTCGAAGCGGCTGCCCGCTTCGAGCCGGAGCGTGAGGTACGCTTTTCCACCTACGCAAGCTGGTGGATACGCGCATCGATCCAGGATTACATCCTGCGCAACTGGTCCATTGTCCGCGGCGGTACGAGCTCCGCCCAAAAGGCTCTCTTCTTCAATCTGCGCCGTCTACGCGCCAAACTTGCCAGAGGCGACTCGCATCTTACCCTTCAATCCATCCATCAGGAGATCGCTGCTGCCCTGGGTGTCAGTCTTGCCGACGTCCAGACGATGGATGCGCGCTTGTCCGGCAATGACGCCTCGCTGCAGGCGCCCTCGGTTTCCGGCGATGCCGACAGCGCGGAGAAGATGGATTTCCTCGTCAGTGACGATCCGTTGCCGGACGAGCAGGTTTCCAACATGATTGACGGCGAACGTCGCCGCATCTGGCTGACATCGGCGCTGAAACATCTCAACGAGCGCGAGATGAAGATCATTGCGGCACGCCGCCTTGCCGAAGAAGGCGCAACGCTCGAGGAACTCGGGGCCGATCTTGGAATCTCCAAGGAACGCGTCCGCCAGATCGAAAGCCGCGCCATGGAAAAGTTGCGCAGCGCTCTTGTCAGTGCCGATCCCCACATGGCGGCTCACGCCTAA
- the fdxA gene encoding ferredoxin FdxA produces MTYVVTDNCIRCKYTDCVEVCPVDCFYEGENFLVIHPDECIDCGVCEPECPAEAIKPDTEPGLDKWLKINAEYASSWPNITVKKEPMAEAKEMDGQPGKFEKYFSEKPGSGD; encoded by the coding sequence ATGACCTATGTCGTGACCGACAATTGCATCCGCTGCAAATATACCGACTGCGTCGAAGTCTGCCCTGTCGACTGCTTCTATGAGGGCGAAAATTTCCTCGTCATCCACCCGGATGAGTGCATCGACTGCGGCGTCTGCGAACCGGAATGTCCTGCCGAGGCCATCAAGCCGGATACAGAGCCTGGGCTCGACAAGTGGCTCAAGATCAATGCTGAATATGCCAGCAGCTGGCCCAACATCACGGTCAAGAAAGAACCGATGGCGGAAGCCAAGGAGATGGACGGACAGCCCGGCAAGTTCGAGAAGTACTTCAGCGAAAAACCAGGTTCGGGCGATTGA